In the Armatimonas rosea genome, CGGGACGAGCCGGGGCCAGCCCGACCTCAAGAACCAGCCGACCGGCGGCGACATCCTGCGCGGTCATGGTCGTCCCCAGCCCTACTTTCACAAAGAATGCCTGCTCCGGCTTGGTGCCCAGCAGTGCCCCCTGCCGCCAGAGACCCATTAAGAAACTCTCGACCAGGCTACGGGTCTGTGCCCAAGTCTTGGCATCGTTGGGCTCAAACGCTAGCCCCGCTAGCCCGCGGCGCAGGGACTCCTCCACCATCAAAGAGAGCCGTCGAACCGGGACATAGCGCCACTCGTTGTCGCTGGTGGCCAGGGTGCGCGAGCCCCAGACCAAGACGCCCTTGCCCGCAAACACGCGCAGGGCGTTGACCCGCTCTACCTCCCGCTCGGTGTAGGTCTCGGTGACGCCGGCGATCCCGCGCACCTCGGTGTTCGCCGGTGCTTTCCAGACCCCCCGCTCCCGATCGACCCGTGCACAGACACCCGCCACCGCGCCGCTGGCAGGGAGCGTCTCCCCACTGGCGAGCTTGAGCCAGGGCCCGTAGAGCGCCCCGTACGAGAGATTGTCGCCGGTGAGGGGGGCGCGGAGCGGCAGGCTTGTGGCGGCGGGGACATCGAGGAGGCAGAAGCGATTGCGCTGCTTGGCGCAGTGTGCCAGCGCGGCGAGCTGCACGCTCTCTAGCGGCGCGGTGTCCAGGAGCACGGCATCGGGGAAGGTGAGGAGGGTGGGCTCAGGGAGCCTCTCCAGCGCGGTGAGAGCCTCCAGAAACGGCGTTGCGCTCCCTACCTTGCGGGAGCCAAGCGAGTAGATATAGGCCGTCTCCCCGCCATTCAAAAAGAAGAGCGCCACGGACTCCGTGAGGTAACCCGGGAGCGTACTTGCCGCCAGCCGCGAGCCCAGGAGCCCCTTGCCAAACAGACTCTGGAACTCAGCGAGCGAGGTCACGCACTGAAAGCCCGTCGGGCCTTTGGCGGTGTGGCCAATAAACGCGGCAATTGCGGTGGGAACAGGGGAGATCGTCGGAGGAAAGGGCATGGGCTACTATACCCGTTAAGCCCGAACCCCGAGTTACCCGAGGAACGAGTTGACCCGAGGAACGAGTCCTCGGGCTTAAGAGGGCGACGCTCGCCTTCGCGAGCAGTAGATTCGGTTGGCTGCGAAGGCAGCCGTAGCCCTTTTAAGCCCGGCCCCTCGTGGTCCGGGCCGAAGAGAAATACTTTATGGTCGAGGCTCATGAGCGTAGTTTACGTGCTGCGACGCTGAAAGACGAAGTAGCCGCCGTAGACGAGGGCGGTGGTGGCGGTGAGGGTGGCGGGGATGAAGAGCGCGGCGTAGTGGAGCTGGTGAAAGGCGAGGGTGCCCGCGATTCCGCCGCAGAGGAAGCCGGAGATGACGATCAGGCAGAGCCGGAGGCGCTGGAGGTCCACAGGCAGGCCACGGAGGAAGTGCCCCAGAAAGATGCCTAGGTCGGTGAACATCCCGGAGACATGGGTGGTGCGGATGACCGCGCCGCTGTAGGTGCTCATCATCGCGTTCTGGAGGCCACACGCACACGATGCGGAGTAGATGCCCAGGAGGTTGCCCCGGTTGAGCAAGGGAACTGCTCCGGCGAGGAGCACCGACTCGAAGAAGAGGGCCACCCCATAGCGCCGCCCGAGCTTGAGCGTGCTATCTTGGATCAGAAAACCACTGAGCACGGTCCCGATAAAAAACGAGCCGATGATCGCGATAAAGTGCAGGGCGGCTGGTCCGTCCAGGGACGCCAAGGCCGTGGCCAGCAGCGAGGTCGTGCCCGTGAGGTGGGTCACCGCCTTGTGCTCAAAGCCCAGCAGCCCGACCACATTGACCATGCCCCCGACAAACGCCAGTGCCCAGGTCCCCGACCACACCCACTTTGGTAGCTTTGAAATCATGCTCCCTCAGTATAGGCAATTTTTGAGTACAGGGTTGGAGGAGCTTGCTCAGATGCCGGCACACTCGGGAGCGAAGCCGACTAGGACGGGGAGTGCCTCGGGGAGGTACTCGGGAGCAAGCAGGTAGGCCGTGAGGCGGACGTGGCCTTCCAAGACCGTCAGAGGCGAGCGGGGGGAGGCGGCGACAAGGATTAGCTCGGGAAAGTGCGCTCCGGCACGTAGGGCCTGTGCCGCCTTGAGGAAGCCCGCGTTACTGACACCAAATACCTCTTCACCCGATCGAATCGCCTCCGCCGCGACACGGGGAAGGCGTGTGTGGCGGGAGAGCTCGTTCCAGTAGGAGTAGTCCATGTAGCGCACCATGGCCACCTCAGTGGGGGGTAGCGTTGCTCGGTACCACTGCACGTGCTCCGGGAGATCGTCGAAGAGATAGGCGCGATAGCCTGCCAGGACCCGACGGCGGAGGGCACATTCGGTTGGGCTTGTGGTATCTGGGCTCTCGACCACCGACCGGCTCGCACCCTCGCGCTCGAGCTGGGCCTCGACCTGCGTGCCGAACCGCCCCGTCAGCTCCGCGCGGAGATAGAGCGCGATCATCTCGTCGAAGGAAGCGGTACTGACTAGCTGCATATTGTTGTGTACCGTTTAGTTCGGGAAAGTACGGTAGATCTCCGCGCCCAGCCCCAGCCCGACCAGGGACCAGAACGCGCCCGTGACAAAGTCGCCGAGGATGAGGCCGAGGAAGAAGGGGAGCGCGGTGCGGTAGAGCTTGATGCCGCCGTAGCGCAGGACGCTGGCTTTTAAGATCCAGGCGATGAACAAGTCCAGCCAGAAGAGCTCGTTGGCCCAGGTGAGGTTGAGGACATAGGCCGCGGGCGAGAGCGGGAAGCCGACAAAGCGCGTGCGCAAATAGCCTAAGAGCAGGGTCATGCCCGCGCCGAAGAGTGCGCCCAGCCAGGCGTGGGAGTCTGGGGGGCGCGGCTGCGAGACCCAGCCCGCGAGGCGCGCCCACGGGGAGCTGCTGGCGAGCAAGCGGTAGGGGTTGACATTGGCGGTGCCCGCGCCGTTGACATGGTAGAACTGCATGTCCCAGAGCAGGGCGCTGGTGATCGCAACCGCGAGCGCGAGCAGGCAGGCGAGGGCAAAGGGGCGCAGGCGGGCGGCGGAGCGCTGCATCCCCACAAAGCCTTGGAGCGCCTGCGGCAGGAGCCCCGCGCGGTAGTCCAGGTTGAACCAGGAGAGGGTCGCCAGGTGGGAGAGATCGGTGGGGGAGAGGGCTGCGGTCCCGGCGAGGGTGGTGATCATGCTCTGTGGGTCCACCCAGTTCAGCAGCGGCGAGAGCACCGCAGTCTCGGCGCTGAGGCGGGCGAGGGTGAGCTGGAGGAGAATGTAGATCGTCAGCAAGACCAGCGGGAGCCACCAGGGCGCACCGGCAAGCACGAGCATCACCCAGATCGCCAGGAAACCGACCACGGCTCCCGTCAGTGCGACCCGGGCGCCGGGCTGCTGGGGGAGAGTGGCGAAGTAGCGCCGGGCGGCGAAGAGCGCCGCGAGACACACCACGAGCCAGGCACCCCAGGCCTGAAACTGGATAAAGGGGAACTGGTCGGGGTGCTCGTTTTGGGTGTCCGTGCCCAAATCCCGCCAGTTTTGGGTGACACCCCAGAAGTTGAGGAGCTTCTTGCCCAGATGAAACACCCAGAGCGAGAAGAGCATGTCGGCGTTGATGAGGAACCCAAAGCCGATCCCCGACGGATGGATCAGGGCGACCACCATCCCAAACCCACTGTAGGGCGGGGCGTTGAGCGCCATGAGATCGACGGGCTTGTTGAACGGCAGCGACGGCAAGCTGGGGTACATGCCGGCCAAGGTGTTGAGGGTGTAGAAGAACGCTGGGATGCCAAACCCCGCCCAGAACAGCTTGTTCCGAAAGAGGGGAATACCCTCGCGGCAGAGCTCCAGCGGGAGCGCGACCACGGGAAACGTCAGGTGCTCCTGATCGGCCCAGCGCTGGCGCAAGAGATAGGCCAGGCATAGTAGGGTCGAGAAGAGCAAGAACAAAAACACGCCCCAGAACACCAGCGCCGGTGCCCAAGCGGTGAGCGTCTCGGGCGTGAAGAAGCTGGTGTGCCCCTCGTAGAAGGCCTTGAGCCGCGCCGGGTCGCGCGGGCCGAGGAGGTTTGCCGGTAGGTACGGGAAGAACTTCTCCCAGCCGCGCTCGGGGCCGTAGCGCCAGGCATTGACCAGAAAGGGCGTGAAAAAGCCCAGGTTGCCGATGCCCGCCACCGACGAGCTGAGCGAGAGGAGGACATAGACCGCAAAGAGCTCCGCCGGGCGCAGAGCCGCTCGGGGGGCGAGCCGTCGCACCAGCGCGTTGCCGAGACTCAGCAGAAAGAGCAGAAATGCCACCCCGATAAACAGAGTCGTGATCGTGATCTCGGTGACCTTGGTGCGCATCTCCGAGTTGGCGATCCAGCCCGTGTTGAGCACGATCAGCGGCAAGGCCAGCCCCAGTGTTCGCCCCCACCGCACCGCTGCCTTGTCTGTCATCGTGGCGTATTTTACCCCTAACCCCCGCTCGGCGGGGGCACATGGAGCGCATGGACGGTAAACGTCCTGCTATGGGGCGCGTTCGCGCCGCCTCCCTCGTCCCTCGGTCGGGATTTCATCGTGTGCTGTAGAGCGATACACTGCCGGTGTGACGCTCTCTCTCTTTCTTGCAAGTGCCACCCAGCGCCTCGCCGATGCGGGCATTCCCGCTGCGGAGGCCCGCACCGAGGCTCGGATTCTGGTGCAACACGCCCTCGGTCTCACCCGCGAGCAGCTGATCTTGCGCTCGGATTCCCCCGTGGATGGGGGCCAGGGGGCACTTCTGGAGCCGCTTCTAATCCGCCGTGCAAACCGCGAGCCGCTGGCCTATATCCTTGGGGAGCGCGGGTTCTACGGCCTGAGCTTTCAGGTCACCCCCGCCGTGCTCATCCCCCGCCCGGAGACGGAGCATTTGCTGGAAGCTGTGCTTGCGTTTTCGCCTCCCCCGGCCGCTCTACCTCCCCCGGCCGCTCTACCTCCCCCGGCCGCTCTACCTCCCCCGGCTCGCTTAGGCTCGCCACCCCCTCCGGCTTCGCGAAGGGGGGCGGCATCCCCTCCATCCCCCCCTTCGCAGCGAGGAACGAGCGATCAGCCGGAGGGGGGGACCGAGTGGTGCGAGGTCGGGGGAGGTAAAAAGCGCGGGGCTCTCCTGGATATCGGCACGGGCTCGGGGTGCATTGCGGTGACCCTCGCCAAGCTCTTGCCCGAGGTGCAGGTCTGGGCGACCGATATCTCCGAGGCGGCACTGGACGTAGCCCGGGAGAACGCGGTGCGGCACGGGGTATCGGTGGAGTTTCGGCGGGGGGACTTGCTTGCGCCCTTGCCACCGGAGCTCTGCTTTGAGGTGATTGTCAGCAACCCGCCCTATATCGCCCCTGCCGAGGCACCCACCCTGGAGCCCGAGGTGCGCGACTTCGAGCCGCACACCGCGCTCTTTGACCCGAGTTTGGGGGGCGATGGGCTAACGCTCTACCGCCGACTGGCGGCCGAGGCACCGGCGCGGCTTGTGGCGGGGGGGCTGCTCGCGGTGGAGGTGGGGCAGGGGCAGGCCGAGGCCGTGGCGCAGCTCTGGCGGGAGGCGGGGTTGGCAGAGGTCGCGATCACGCTGGATCTGGCGGGGATTGGGCGCGTCGTCTCGGGGAGAAAGCCCTAGCGCCTAGCTCTTGGCGAGCGAGACATCGAGCGCCTTGAAGAGCGCGGTCACCTCATCGCCCACCTTGAGCTCGATCTGCTCCGCGGCGGAGGGGATCATCGCGGAGACCACCTGGCCTGCGGGGGTGTCGATATAGATAATCACGAGGGTGGAGCTGGAGATGATATTGACCACCTTGCCCCGGATCTGGTTGGGAAAGCTTAGCTTCATAGGGTTCTCTTCTTGGTCGGTGCGTGCCAGCGAGATGCTGGTCGCCTTGCAGAGCGCCAGGACCTCCGCGCCGGGGACAATGCCCAGCGGCTCGCACTCATCGCTGTCGATCAGGGCGCAGATCGTGTCCCCCGAGCGGAGCCGCAGGGTGGCAAGCCCGACAACGCCATCGCTCTGGACCTGCTCGACAATTGCCTGGAGCTGGTTGGGGATGCCCATGCGTGCGGGGCGGATCACCCCGACATGGCCCTCCAGCTCCAGCTCGGTGACGCCATCCAGGGGCAGCCCGACTTTCTTGCACCACGCCACGACCGCCTCCTTGCTGGGGGCATCCAGGAGCCAGACAATGCGACCCTCTTGCAGGCTGTGGAAGCTGCGGTAGCCCCGCACGACCGGGTCCTGCTGGCCGAGGCGCGCGATCTGCTCAATCCGCTCAGGCGTGAAGGCACCCGGCGGCAGGGTGTGGATACTCATAAACAGCGGCACGTCCCATTGTACGCGCTGGCGGTGCGTGGGGTCCCTGCCTTCAGGCGCTCAGGGGGCGCGGGGGCTGAACGGGGCAGTCGGGGTCGTGGGCGCCGGGGAGGTAGCCACAGCTCATCAGAAACTCCCCCACAATCTCGCCGCCGGTGAAGGCAAAGGTCTTCTTAAAGAGCGCGACCCAGGCGGGCTTCTCTTGGGGATGGTGGGAGTCAAGCCAGCTCTTGAAGCTCCCGTAGCTTGCCTGAAGCTCCAAGATCTTGCGGGCGTTGGTGACCGCGGCGCGCACCTTGAGCCGGTTGCGGATAATGCCCGGGTCGGCCAGCAAGCGCGCGATGTCGTCGTCGCCGTAGGCCGCCACTCTCGCGATCTCGAAGCTATCGTAGGCTGCGCGGAAGCCCTCTTGTTTCTTGAGGATCGTCTCCCAGCTCAGCCCTGCCTGGTTGATCTCCAGCACCAGCCGCTCAAAGAGGGCATCGTCGCTCTCCACCGGGAAGCCGTAGACCTGGTCGTGGTAGTGGACATGGACCGGGTGCGCCTTGCCGGAGCGGACAAACTCGCAGTAGCTCATAGAGATTCCCCGTGGCTCATGCCGATTTTTTATCGGGCTCGGTGGTCTTCTTCTCGGGCTCGGTCGCTTTCTTTTCCGGCTCCGCGGCTTTTTTCTCTGGCTCGGGCTTGGGGAGCGGGGCGACCAGGGAGAGCTTGGTTGCCGCAAGGCGACCGTCGCCATCGAGCAGGCCCACGGCGCTGGCGGACTTCTCCTTGAGCGCGCTCAGGAACGCCTCGCGGGTGAGGGAGCCGCCCTTTTCATCGAGGTAGAGAGTCGCCTCGGTGGTGGTGAGGGGCAGGGGTTTCTCGCTGGGGGCGAAGCCATCCCACTCGGTGGGCTGGGCCAGGGTGAGCGCTCCGGTCTTGGGCTCCGCGGTTACCGTGCCCGTGGCCATTGCCTCGCGCAGGCTCTTGCCCAGTAGCCAGGCGCGGCGCACGGAGAGCGCGCCGGTGGCGGGCTCGTAGCTCCCCTCGATACGGACACGGGTGCCGGACTGGGAGAGTGCGGTCAGGAACGCCTCCGCGCTGATCGGAAGCCCGCCTCGTCCCCGGAGAACCGCCTTGTCGGCAAGTGTGGCGGAGACCGCCAGGTGGGTGGGCAAGATCCCCGTGGCGCGGCTCAGGCTCAGGGTGAAGGTGCCGAGCTTGCTGTCCACACTGCCCGGTGTCCCCTCCAGCGAGGCGTCCTCGGGGCGGCCCAGGGTCAGGCGGCTGGCGGTGAGAGTCTTACCATCGGCGGAGAGAGCTCCCTCGACCAAGGCTGGGGCACCGTCGCTGAGCTTGGGGCGGCCACTGCCATCGGCGTTGGCGAGCTGGGCGCTCTCCAGGGCGAGGGCAAGCCGTCCGCCGTTGGGCAGGAGGAGGGTTGTCCCCTTGAGCTGGCCCGCGACTGTCACCGGGAGCGCAGTCTTGGGAGCCTCCCCGAGGCTGAGCTCTAGCCCGGCCTTGCCCGCGTTCGGGACAAACTTGGTCAGATCGACCGCCAGCGCCAGGGCACCGCTCTCAAAGGGCTTGCCCAGGGTCAGGGTTGCGACCGCGCGGCCATCGGCATCTTTGGGTAGTGCGGGGAGCAGGGAGATGGTCTCCACCGCGCTCTGGTCGGGCTTGCTGGCCTGGACCGCGGGGCCCAGAGTCACCCGAATCCGGTTCAGGCCCGGCAGGGAGCTGAGCGCCGCTCCCGCACCGGGAAGCACGCCCGGCTGGGTCAGGTCCAGGAGAAAGCCTTCGCCGCTGGAGAAGAGAGTGATGGGCTTGTTGTCCAGCCCAACTCCCTCCACTTTGTAGACACTCGCCCAGACATGGCCCCAGGTGGGCTGCGCGGCATCGGTGCCGGTCACAAACACCCCGACCGGCGTGAAGGGCGCACTGGCCGCGGTGGGCTCGGCAGGATCGACCGCACTGGCGCTTCCGCTCCCGAGCCCGGCCGCGGCGCGGTTTGCCGCAGAGCCGCCCGCCGGGGAGCCGCTGTCCGTGGCCGTCCCGGAGCCACCACAGCCCGTGAGGGAGAGCAACAACGCGAGGGGCACGAGGGCCAGTGTAGGTCGTTTCATAACACTATTATTGACCGGCTGACCCAGATCTCCTTCATTTTGTTTTCGGGAGGCT is a window encoding:
- a CDS encoding TOBE domain-containing protein; amino-acid sequence: MSIHTLPPGAFTPERIEQIARLGQQDPVVRGYRSFHSLQEGRIVWLLDAPSKEAVVAWCKKVGLPLDGVTELELEGHVGVIRPARMGIPNQLQAIVEQVQSDGVVGLATLRLRSGDTICALIDSDECEPLGIVPGAEVLALCKATSISLARTDQEENPMKLSFPNQIRGKVVNIISSSTLVIIYIDTPAGQVVSAMIPSAAEQIELKVGDEVTALFKALDVSLAKS
- a CDS encoding DUF6785 family protein, which translates into the protein MTDKAAVRWGRTLGLALPLIVLNTGWIANSEMRTKVTEITITTLFIGVAFLLFLLSLGNALVRRLAPRAALRPAELFAVYVLLSLSSSVAGIGNLGFFTPFLVNAWRYGPERGWEKFFPYLPANLLGPRDPARLKAFYEGHTSFFTPETLTAWAPALVFWGVFLFLLFSTLLCLAYLLRQRWADQEHLTFPVVALPLELCREGIPLFRNKLFWAGFGIPAFFYTLNTLAGMYPSLPSLPFNKPVDLMALNAPPYSGFGMVVALIHPSGIGFGFLINADMLFSLWVFHLGKKLLNFWGVTQNWRDLGTDTQNEHPDQFPFIQFQAWGAWLVVCLAALFAARRYFATLPQQPGARVALTGAVVGFLAIWVMLVLAGAPWWLPLVLLTIYILLQLTLARLSAETAVLSPLLNWVDPQSMITTLAGTAALSPTDLSHLATLSWFNLDYRAGLLPQALQGFVGMQRSAARLRPFALACLLALAVAITSALLWDMQFYHVNGAGTANVNPYRLLASSSPWARLAGWVSQPRPPDSHAWLGALFGAGMTLLLGYLRTRFVGFPLSPAAYVLNLTWANELFWLDLFIAWILKASVLRYGGIKLYRTALPFFLGLILGDFVTGAFWSLVGLGLGAEIYRTFPN
- a CDS encoding HemK family protein methyltransferase; translation: MTLSLFLASATQRLADAGIPAAEARTEARILVQHALGLTREQLILRSDSPVDGGQGALLEPLLIRRANREPLAYILGERGFYGLSFQVTPAVLIPRPETEHLLEAVLAFSPPPAALPPPAALPPPAALPPPARLGSPPPPASRRGAASPPSPPSQRGTSDQPEGGTEWCEVGGGKKRGALLDIGTGSGCIAVTLAKLLPEVQVWATDISEAALDVARENAVRHGVSVEFRRGDLLAPLPPELCFEVIVSNPPYIAPAEAPTLEPEVRDFEPHTALFDPSLGGDGLTLYRRLAAEAPARLVAGGLLAVEVGQGQAEAVAQLWREAGLAEVAITLDLAGIGRVVSGRKP
- a CDS encoding YoaK family protein, translating into MISKLPKWVWSGTWALAFVGGMVNVVGLLGFEHKAVTHLTGTTSLLATALASLDGPAALHFIAIIGSFFIGTVLSGFLIQDSTLKLGRRYGVALFFESVLLAGAVPLLNRGNLLGIYSASCACGLQNAMMSTYSGAVIRTTHVSGMFTDLGIFLGHFLRGLPVDLQRLRLCLIVISGFLCGGIAGTLAFHQLHYAALFIPATLTATTALVYGGYFVFQRRST
- a CDS encoding DNA-3-methyladenine glycosylase I — encoded protein: MSYCEFVRSGKAHPVHVHYHDQVYGFPVESDDALFERLVLEINQAGLSWETILKKQEGFRAAYDSFEIARVAAYGDDDIARLLADPGIIRNRLKVRAAVTNARKILELQASYGSFKSWLDSHHPQEKPAWVALFKKTFAFTGGEIVGEFLMSCGYLPGAHDPDCPVQPPRPLSA
- a CDS encoding phage tail sheath family protein, translated to MPFPPTISPVPTAIAAFIGHTAKGPTGFQCVTSLAEFQSLFGKGLLGSRLAASTLPGYLTESVALFFLNGGETAYIYSLGSRKVGSATPFLEALTALERLPEPTLLTFPDAVLLDTAPLESVQLAALAHCAKQRNRFCLLDVPAATSLPLRAPLTGDNLSYGALYGPWLKLASGETLPASGAVAGVCARVDRERGVWKAPANTEVRGIAGVTETYTEREVERVNALRVFAGKGVLVWGSRTLATSDNEWRYVPVRRLSLMVEESLRRGLAGLAFEPNDAKTWAQTRSLVESFLMGLWRQGALLGTKPEQAFFVKVGLGTTMTAQDVAAGRLVLEVGLAPARPAEFIILRLTLKTS